One genomic segment of Oncorhynchus mykiss isolate Arlee chromosome 10, USDA_OmykA_1.1, whole genome shotgun sequence includes these proteins:
- the zmp:0000001268 gene encoding CYTL1 domain-containing protein has protein sequence MARDLTHQAAMIKMEPETRRCMAHIPHLYLDVHNACIMPKMRQYVFLVDGLRELRCAYTRKVRVVGLEVRQLHMIMSQRCHGELVFTTDDCAALDRPPMSWSRK, from the exons ATGGCTCGAGACCTCACCCATCAGGCAGCGATGATCAAGATGGAACCTGAAACT aGGCGTTGCATGGCGCACATCCCACATCTCTACCTAGATGTGCAT AACGCTTGCATCATGCCGAAGATGAGGCAGTACGTGTTTCTGGTGGACGGCTTGCGTGAACTGCGCTGTGCTTACACCAGGAAAGTGCGGGTGGTGGGTCTCGAGGTCAGGCAACTGCACATGATCATGTCCCAGAGGTGTCACGGG GAGCTGGTGTTCACCACTGATGACTGTGCAGCCTTGGACCGCCCGCCGATGAGCTGGAGCCGGAAATGA